The Salvelinus fontinalis isolate EN_2023a chromosome 9, ASM2944872v1, whole genome shotgun sequence genome has a window encoding:
- the LOC129862668 gene encoding MANSC domain-containing protein 4-like, whose translation MTVPWSLLTILSLVYHTESRCSPTTYYKNCWIRQYPGIFIDIEESQRRGAQLLKYYQEETALKCSRTCCLTRNFSCNLAIFHYDTIQENVNCFHMHCPTLESCILSYRGNVILYNITKGVDPDLLVFGKYFTSNVRVLPHLYTRVNASEPLASDKRQFNRPPVPPVQPLTIAPTTRIPTTTTTTTTAPQSPTLGTTHSPVTPTPSSTIMPTLGTQAPTTTPPTPTMTAPAPYTTQTIPAYPSTHRESTTTPHPTTPTQQPTSKARMTTTTSPTSPPTSLAPVANVDGSNKQDLNDTKGYVGRNQTADAGGEGDQGSQGGVESPSPGGLGPGWHVAAHTLLVAAVTVVTVLLSCCCSVLLVVSWRGRRKRKGRYRTTWRGKGGSMRLIKYAIVRESS comes from the exons ATGACTGTTCCATGGAGTTTGCTAACGATTCTGAGTTTGGTGTATCACACAGAATCGAGGTGTTCGCCGACTACTTATTATAAAAACTGTTGGATTCGTCAATACCCTGGTATATTCATCGACATTGAGGAATCTCAGAGAAGAGGCGCTCAACTTCTGAAGTATTACCAAGAAGAGACAGCTCTGAAATGCAGTCGAACCTGTTGCCTTACGAGAAATT TTTCTTGTAACCTGGCGATATTCCACTATGACACCATCCAAGAGAACGTGAACTGTTTTCATATGCACTGTCCAACATTGGAGAGCTGTATCCTAAGCTACAGAGGCAACGTCATCCTGTACAACATCACCAAAG GTGTGGATCCAGACCTGTTGGTATTTGGAAAGTACTTCACCTCCAACGTGCGGGTGTTACCCCACCTCTACACCAGAGTCAACGCCTCAGAGCCTCTAGCCTCAGACAAGCGCCAGTTCAACCGGCCACCCGTCCCCCCTGTCCAGCCTCTAACCATAGCCCCTACTACCAggatccccaccaccaccaccaccaccaccactgcaccCCAGAGCCCTACTCTGGGCACTACTCATTCCCCCGTCACACCCACCCCTTCCTCTACCATAATGCCCACCCTGGGAACCCAGGCCCCCACCACCACTCCCCCGACCCCCACCATGACTGCCCCTGCCCCCTACACCACCCAGACCATCCCTGCCTATCCATCAACCCACAGAGAATCAACTACCACCCCACATCCCACCACACCTACCCAGCAGCCCACATCCAAAGCCAGGATGACCACCaccaccagtcccaccagcccaccGACCTCCCTGGCTCCTGTAGCAAACGTGGATGGCAGTAACAAGCAGGACCTCAACGACACCAAGGGCTACGTGGGCAGGAACCAAACAGCGGACGCAGGGGGAGAAGGCGACCAGGGTAGCCAGGGCGGGGTGGAGTCCCCCTCACCCGGTGGTTTGGGCCCAGGGTGGCACGTAGCGGCACACACGCTGCTGGTTGCCGCGGTGACGGTCGTCACGGTGCTGCTGAGCTGCTGCTGTTCCGTGCTGTTAGTGGTGAGCTGGAGGGGtcggaggaagaggaaggggcgGTACAGGACCACCTGGAGGGGGAAAGGGGGGTCCATGCGCCTCATTAAGTATGCCATTGTCAGGGAGAGCTCGTGA